A single genomic interval of Roseomonas aeriglobus harbors:
- a CDS encoding FecR domain-containing protein yields the protein MSTIFRAGVAVLCLLSSTSALAQARVWQLSEASGRVTVTDARGTRPAERGMTIAPGATVQTAPGSRAVMVRGPEFVTVSANSRIRVPEAAQQTGLIQILQEWGTALFRIDKQPNPHFGVKTPYLAAVVKGTTFSVTVSREGASMQVVEGAVEVSTDDGGARELIRPGSLAMVTAADRYRLTVQGDNAHSVDSPARSAPPAAQPAVDTPPTPTPPSDTPPPGTSNGSPAPAPSTDVPANDVVSTVIVEKPVDLGKVTNGMITGPAPVQLASIAVSPATTTVDVRPLPAADAEARARAEREASEAATRDAQARAAEAQRQADVAAEAAAQAAREKVEAEQRAAEAADRAARAEAAEQARVAEARARDEAKAVDDARQAAEAAQRAAEQSARNDAKTADDKAKHDASAADDAKKAADDAAKNAAEADKKAADEAKKAADEARKAQDALDKAAADAAKKAADDAKKAADDAHKAADDAAKNAAEADKKAADEAKKAADEARKAQDALDKAAADAAKKAADDAKKAADDARKAADDAAKNAAEADKKAADEAKKAADEVRKAQDALDKAAADAAKKAADDAKKAADDARKAADDAAKNATEADKKAADEAKKAADEVRKAQDALDKAAADAAKKAADDAKKAADDARKAADDAAKNATEADKKAADEAKKAADEARKAQDAVDKAAADAAKKAAEDAKKAQDALDKAAADAAKKAADDAKKAADEARKAAEDAAKKSVEADKKAADEAKKAAEEAKKAQDALDKSAADAAKKAAEDAKKAADDAAKDAADTAKKAADAEKKAAEEAKKAADETAKLDAKAAEDAKKAAEEQAKLDAKAAEDAKKAAEDAKKAADDAAKKAAEDAKKAADEATKAAEDVAKKAAEDAKKAADEAKKAADDAAKKAADEAKKAVEDLKKGVGI from the coding sequence ATGTCCACGATCTTTCGCGCCGGCGTTGCAGTGCTATGCCTGCTGTCGAGCACATCGGCGCTGGCGCAGGCGCGGGTCTGGCAGCTGAGCGAAGCGAGCGGTCGGGTAACGGTAACCGACGCTCGCGGAACGCGGCCGGCCGAGCGTGGCATGACGATCGCGCCGGGGGCCACGGTCCAGACAGCTCCCGGCAGTCGTGCGGTAATGGTGCGCGGACCCGAGTTCGTGACCGTCTCGGCTAACAGCCGCATTCGCGTGCCAGAGGCGGCACAGCAGACCGGCCTGATCCAGATCCTACAGGAGTGGGGAACGGCGCTGTTCCGAATCGACAAGCAGCCGAACCCGCATTTCGGTGTGAAGACGCCGTATCTGGCCGCAGTCGTGAAGGGCACGACTTTTTCGGTTACCGTTTCCCGCGAAGGGGCGTCGATGCAGGTCGTCGAGGGCGCGGTCGAAGTTTCGACCGACGATGGCGGCGCACGTGAACTCATCCGACCGGGTTCGCTGGCGATGGTCACGGCGGCGGATCGATACCGATTGACGGTCCAAGGGGACAACGCGCACAGCGTCGATTCCCCCGCGCGATCGGCACCGCCGGCGGCGCAGCCCGCGGTGGATACCCCGCCGACACCCACGCCGCCGTCGGATACGCCGCCGCCTGGCACCAGCAATGGATCACCCGCACCGGCACCATCGACCGACGTTCCGGCGAACGACGTCGTCTCGACCGTGATCGTCGAGAAGCCGGTGGATTTGGGCAAGGTGACCAACGGCATGATCACCGGTCCCGCTCCCGTCCAGCTTGCGTCGATCGCGGTCTCGCCGGCGACGACCACGGTTGATGTGCGTCCCTTGCCCGCCGCTGATGCCGAAGCGAGGGCGCGTGCCGAACGCGAGGCGTCGGAGGCGGCTACCCGTGACGCGCAGGCGCGTGCCGCAGAAGCGCAACGACAGGCTGACGTCGCCGCGGAAGCTGCAGCACAAGCCGCACGGGAGAAGGTCGAGGCGGAGCAGCGTGCTGCCGAAGCAGCGGACCGTGCCGCTCGCGCCGAGGCTGCGGAACAGGCACGTGTTGCAGAAGCTCGTGCGCGTGACGAAGCAAAGGCTGTAGACGATGCCCGGCAGGCCGCCGAAGCGGCACAAAGGGCCGCCGAACAAAGTGCCAGGAACGACGCCAAGACGGCCGACGACAAGGCGAAGCACGACGCAAGCGCGGCGGACGATGCAAAGAAGGCTGCCGATGACGCAGCCAAGAATGCGGCCGAGGCCGACAAGAAGGCCGCCGACGAAGCCAAGAAGGCAGCCGACGAGGCCAGAAAGGCGCAGGACGCGCTCGACAAGGCAGCGGCCGACGCTGCAAAAAAGGCCGCGGACGACGCCAAGAAAGCCGCCGATGATGCGCACAAGGCGGCCGATGACGCGGCCAAGAATGCGGCCGAGGCGGACAAGAAGGCCGCCGACGAGGCCAAGAAGGCAGCCGACGAGGCCAGAAAGGCGCAAGACGCGCTCGACAAGGCGGCGGCCGATGCTGCAAAAAAGGCTGCGGACGACGCCAAGAAAGCCGCTGATGACGCGCGCAAGGCCGCCGATGACGCGGCCAAGAATGCGGCCGAGGCGGACAAGAAGGCCGCCGACGAGGCCAAGAAGGCAGCCGACGAGGTCAGAAAGGCGCAGGACGCGCTCGACAAGGCGGCGGCCGATGCTGCAAAAAAGGCCGCGGACGACGCCAAGAAAGCCGCTGATGACGCGCGCAAGGCCGCCGATGACGCGGCCAAGAATGCGACCGAGGCCGACAAGAAGGCCGCCGACGAGGCCAAGAAGGCAGCCGACGAGGTCAGAAAGGCGCAGGACGCGCTCGACAAGGCGGCGGCCGATGCTGCAAAAAAGGCCGCGGACGACGCCAAGAAAGCCGCTGATGACGCGCGCAAGGCCGCCGATGACGCGGCCAAGAATGCGACCGAGGCCGACAAGAAGGCCGCCGACGAAGCCAAGAAGGCAGCCGACGAGGCGAGGAAGGCGCAGGATGCTGTCGACAAGGCCGCTGCCGATGCCGCGAAAAAGGCTGCCGAGGACGCGAAGAAGGCACAGGATGCGCTAGACAAGGCAGCGGCCGACGCTGCAAAAAAGGCCGCGGACGACGCCAAGAAAGCCGCCGACGAGGCGCGCAAGGCCGCTGAGGATGCGGCGAAAAAATCGGTCGAGGCTGATAAGAAGGCTGCTGACGAGGCCAAGAAGGCGGCTGAGGAAGCGAAAAAGGCGCAGGACGCGCTGGACAAGTCGGCCGCCGACGCTGCAAAAAAGGCGGCCGAGGACGCGAAAAAGGCGGCTGATGACGCAGCGAAGGACGCGGCGGACACTGCGAAGAAGGCGGCGGACGCGGAAAAGAAGGCTGCCGAAGAGGCCAAGAAGGCCGCAGACGAAACTGCCAAGCTCGACGCAAAGGCGGCGGAGGATGCGAAGAAGGCTGCCGAGGAGCAGGCCAAACTCGACGCAAAGGCCGCAGAAGACGCGAAGAAAGCTGCCGAGGACGCCAAAAAGGCTGCAGACGACGCGGCCAAGAAAGCTGCGGAGGATGCCAAAAAGGCGGCGGACGAGGCGACCAAGGCTGCCGAGGATGTCGCCAAGAAGGCTGCAGAGGATGCGAAGAAGGCCGCCGACGAGGCCAAGAAGGCGGCGGACGATGCCGCCAAGAAGGCTGCCGACGAGGCCAAAAAGGCCGTCGAGGATCTTAAGAAGGGCGTGGGCATCTAA